The following coding sequences lie in one Pseudomonas syringae CC1557 genomic window:
- a CDS encoding ATP-binding protein has protein sequence MDSRLDAFLQRADAVLARLEPLLPALREPVEWRQVLAARWVREGRSGYLMPLQVSLDTRLTDLIGVDLQRDQLGRNTRQFIEGLPANHALLWGSRGTGKSSLIRALLAEYASAGLRLIEIERDHLGDLPRVVEQLQKLPQRFVLFCDDLSFESGEGDYRVLKSVLDGSLEQAPDNVLLYATSNRRHLVPEKESDNANWAHVDGELHPSEAVEDKIALSDRFGLWLSFYPFTQEHYLNVVEHWITQLAHKAGLQWQRDEPLEKAAIRWATARGNRNGRCAYQFARYWVGLELLEQHT, from the coding sequence GTGGATTCTCGGTTGGATGCTTTTCTGCAACGCGCCGATGCCGTGCTGGCCCGGCTGGAGCCTCTGCTGCCTGCGCTACGTGAGCCGGTCGAGTGGAGACAGGTGCTTGCCGCCCGCTGGGTACGCGAGGGGCGCAGCGGCTATCTGATGCCGCTGCAGGTCAGTCTCGATACGCGTCTGACTGATCTGATCGGCGTCGACCTGCAGCGCGACCAGTTGGGGCGCAACACACGCCAGTTCATTGAAGGTCTGCCGGCCAACCACGCCTTGCTATGGGGTTCACGGGGTACAGGCAAGTCCTCGTTGATCCGCGCGCTGCTGGCCGAATACGCCTCGGCAGGTCTGCGCCTGATCGAAATCGAGCGTGATCACCTGGGCGACTTGCCTCGCGTGGTCGAGCAACTGCAAAAACTGCCGCAGCGTTTCGTGCTGTTCTGTGACGATTTGTCGTTCGAATCGGGCGAGGGCGATTATCGCGTGCTGAAAAGCGTGCTCGACGGCTCGCTGGAACAGGCCCCTGACAACGTGCTGCTGTATGCCACGTCCAATCGCCGCCATCTGGTGCCCGAGAAGGAGAGCGACAACGCCAACTGGGCCCACGTTGATGGTGAATTGCATCCCAGCGAAGCGGTGGAAGACAAGATTGCACTGTCCGACCGGTTCGGCCTGTGGCTGTCGTTCTATCCGTTCACGCAGGAACACTACCTGAATGTCGTCGAACACTGGATCACTCAACTGGCGCACAAGGCAGGTTTGCAATGGCAGCGCGACGAGCCACTGGAAAAGGCTGCAATCCGCTGGGCCACAGCGCGGGGCAATCGTAATGGTCGCTGCGCTTATCAATTTGCGCGTTACTGGGTAGGACTTGAATTGTTGGAGCAACACACATGA
- a CDS encoding GAF domain-containing protein: MIDLQNTGSGLDGYGLLAAQLEALLADERDFIANAAQFSAFLYTQIEDLNWAGFYLNRNEELVLGPFQGQIACVRIPFGRGVCGAAAQSRQTQRVQDVHEFPGHIACDSASNSELVVPLVKEGRLIGVLDLDSPSVGRFAEVDQVGIERLAAIFLAATDC; this comes from the coding sequence ATGATTGATTTGCAAAACACCGGCAGCGGACTTGACGGCTATGGCTTGCTGGCGGCTCAACTTGAGGCGCTGCTCGCCGATGAGCGTGATTTCATTGCCAATGCTGCACAGTTTTCGGCGTTTCTCTACACCCAGATCGAGGATTTGAACTGGGCGGGCTTTTATCTCAATCGCAACGAAGAGCTGGTGCTCGGGCCGTTTCAGGGGCAGATCGCCTGCGTGCGCATTCCCTTTGGTCGCGGCGTGTGCGGGGCGGCGGCGCAGAGTCGGCAAACCCAGCGTGTTCAGGACGTGCACGAATTTCCCGGGCATATCGCGTGCGACAGCGCGTCGAACAGTGAACTGGTGGTGCCGCTGGTCAAGGAAGGGCGTCTGATCGGTGTGCTGGATCTGGACAGTCCGAGCGTGGGGCGTTTTGCGGAAGTGGATCAGGTGGGAATCGAGCGTCTGGCTGCTATCTTTCTGGCTGCTACCGACTGCTGA